CACCGGGTCGACCATGCGGTAGCTGAAGTTGTTGGAGGCGTTCTTGTAGCTGTCGAGCAGGTCGTCGATGATCGGGTCCATCCCGCCTTCGGTGAAGGCGTACACCGTGACCGGCTTGCCGGCCTTGTCGATGGTGGACAAGACGTTGGTCGACTGCGACGACAGCGAGAAGACGTTTTCCTTCGTGAGGTCGAAACGGTGGTTGTGGCGGGCCGCGAGGTAGTTCAGCGCGACCAGGATCGCTACGAAGATGAGCGAATAGGCGACGGCGTTGGCGCCGTACTTCGTCGATCGCTCACCGAGGAAGGTGCTCAGGCTCTCGCGGCTCGCGGTCAGGTACAGCACCAGCAACAGCAGCCCGAGGCCGACGTGCACGAGAACGTAGCCCGAGGCGGCCGGAGCGACCGCGTAGGCGACCAGACCGAAGGCCAGGAGGACGATGCCCCACAGGCCGAAGAGCGACGTCGAGCGACTCCCCACGTCTACCTCCAGCGAATCGATTCCACCGAGCGGTGGGTGAGGAAGAGCGCCAGCACGATGACCGTCGCGAAATAGAGGAGGTCCTTCGTGTCGATGACGCCTTTCACCATCTGCGCGAAGTGCTCGGTGAGGGACACGTACTTGAGGATCGCGCCCATGACCTCGCCTGCGGAATCGGCGGGCCAGGCGATGATGTAGAACAGCAAGAGCGAGACGAGGCAGCTCACCGCCGCGATGATCTGGTTCTCGGTGAACGACGAGGTCAGCACTCCGACTGCGACGAACGCCGTCGCGAGCAGGAGGAGCCCGAAGTAGCCGGCGAGGATCACGCCCATCTCGGGGTTGCCGTAGACCATGAGGATCAGCGCGTAGACGAACGTCGTCGCGACCATGATCGCGACGAAGACGAACGCGCCGAGGAACTTCCCGAGCA
This portion of the Deltaproteobacteria bacterium genome encodes:
- a CDS encoding ABC transporter permease subunit, with amino-acid sequence MRNVFTIAGREIRSYFVSPIAYVVLTGYLLLGGWFFFNLLARFNMLLTIYSAQQNPQVLERLNLNEFVIAPLLHNLSVILVILVPVITMRSLAEEKKAGTYELLLTSPLRVSEIVLGKFLGAFVFVAIMVATTFVYALILMVYGNPEMGVILAGYFGLLLLATAFVAVGVLTSSFTENQIIAAVSCLVSLLLFYIIAWPADSAGEVMGAILKYVSLTEHFAQMVKGVIDTKDLLYFATVIVLALFLTHRSVESIRWR